The following proteins are encoded in a genomic region of Streptomyces sp. NBC_01723:
- a CDS encoding ferredoxin, whose amino-acid sequence MRISVDPEQCYGSGDCVHRAPSVFTQVDGLGAVIPGREYDVDVDRVREAIEGCPSAAITVSGE is encoded by the coding sequence ATGAGGATCTCCGTCGACCCCGAGCAGTGCTACGGCTCCGGTGACTGTGTCCACCGGGCCCCGTCCGTCTTCACGCAGGTGGACGGTCTGGGTGCCGTGATACCCGGGCGGGAGTACGACGTCGACGTGGACCGGGTGCGGGAGGCGATCGAGGGGTGCCCCTCCGCGGCGATCACCGTCTCGGGCGAGTGA
- a CDS encoding FkbM family methyltransferase, producing the protein MRHAPGTLGKSALTTHWLNARLRERPRRRVVRVRSGGLFAVDTRDLIQRYLYLFGAWEPHLTAWLRRRLRPGDGFVDVGANIGVFSVLAAQLVGEEGHVVAIEASPDMHRRLVGHARLNGLHNVRALNAAVSDRRRTLHFVLASSRNTGANSIVPYDGPAESGFEAEALPLPELLDPAELAGARVIKIDVEGAEGGVVRGLAPVLGDLRPDADICVEVTPERMALLGDSADDLLGVMRDAGFHVYRLANDYAPGSYPAALRGEPGVPVRWRGPVVGESDLVFSRVDAETLP; encoded by the coding sequence GTGCGCCACGCGCCCGGCACTCTCGGGAAGTCGGCGCTCACCACGCACTGGCTGAACGCGCGGCTGCGGGAGCGGCCCCGCCGCCGGGTCGTCCGGGTGCGCTCCGGCGGCCTGTTCGCCGTGGACACGCGGGACCTCATCCAGCGGTACCTGTACCTGTTCGGCGCCTGGGAGCCGCACCTGACGGCGTGGCTGCGGCGCCGACTGCGCCCGGGGGACGGCTTCGTGGACGTCGGGGCGAACATCGGGGTCTTCAGCGTGCTCGCGGCTCAACTCGTCGGCGAGGAGGGCCACGTGGTCGCCATCGAGGCCTCCCCCGACATGCACCGCCGCCTGGTGGGGCACGCGCGGCTCAACGGCCTCCACAACGTCCGCGCGCTCAACGCCGCCGTGTCCGACCGCCGCAGGACCCTGCACTTCGTACTCGCCAGCTCACGGAACACGGGCGCGAACAGCATCGTCCCGTACGACGGCCCGGCGGAGTCCGGCTTCGAGGCTGAGGCCCTGCCGCTGCCCGAACTCCTCGACCCGGCGGAGCTGGCCGGCGCCCGGGTGATCAAGATCGACGTGGAGGGCGCGGAGGGCGGCGTCGTGCGCGGTCTGGCGCCGGTGCTGGGTGACCTGCGGCCCGACGCGGATATCTGTGTCGAGGTCACACCGGAACGCATGGCGCTGCTGGGGGACTCGGCCGACGATCTGCTGGGGGTGATGCGGGACGCCGGATTCCACGTCTACCGGCTGGCCAACGACTACGCGCCCGGCAGCTACCCCGCGGCGCTGCGCGGCGAGCCGGGTGTGCCGGTCCGCTGGCGGGGGCCGGTTGTAGGGGAGAGCGATCTGGTCTTCTCCCGGGTGGACGCCGAGACGCTGCCCTGA
- a CDS encoding glycosyltransferase family 2 protein: protein MSRRIVIVTAVHGPSARYLPEAHASLAAQELPDGWDWRWVIQEDGVTHDVRPHVPDDPRVVFRQGRGDRQAGPGVARTMALAHADGEYVKVLDADDRLAPGTLARDLTALEADPGLGWATSRALDLLPDGSTTGFPGDPAHGPIERGAVLDFWRANGFRAQVHPATLLVRRDLLLALGGWMALPASEDTGLLLALNCVSRGWFTEEVGLLYRKWEGQVTGQASHADPAEREARMTVVEARARALASFGWHPPHRTQGADLRR from the coding sequence GTGAGCCGGCGCATCGTCATCGTCACGGCCGTCCACGGCCCTTCGGCGCGCTACCTGCCGGAGGCCCACGCGTCGTTGGCCGCCCAGGAGTTGCCCGACGGCTGGGACTGGCGCTGGGTGATCCAGGAGGACGGCGTGACCCACGACGTCCGCCCGCACGTGCCCGACGACCCGCGCGTCGTCTTCCGCCAGGGCCGCGGGGATCGGCAGGCGGGCCCCGGTGTCGCCCGCACCATGGCCCTGGCCCACGCGGACGGGGAGTACGTGAAGGTCCTGGACGCCGACGACCGGCTCGCGCCGGGCACCCTGGCCCGCGACCTGACCGCGCTGGAGGCCGACCCCGGGCTCGGCTGGGCGACCTCACGGGCCCTGGACCTCCTGCCCGACGGCTCGACCACCGGTTTCCCGGGCGACCCCGCGCACGGACCGATCGAACGCGGCGCGGTGCTCGACTTCTGGCGGGCCAACGGATTCCGCGCCCAGGTCCATCCGGCGACGCTCCTCGTCCGGCGCGACCTGCTGCTCGCCCTCGGCGGCTGGATGGCCCTCCCGGCGTCCGAGGACACCGGCCTGCTGCTGGCCCTGAACTGCGTGAGCCGGGGGTGGTTCACCGAGGAGGTGGGCCTGCTCTACCGCAAGTGGGAGGGCCAGGTCACCGGCCAGGCGTCCCACGCGGACCCGGCCGAACGGGAGGCCCGGATGACGGTGGTGGAGGCCAGGGCGCGGGCCCTGGCGTCCTTCGGCTGGCACCCGCCGCACCGGACCCAGGGCGCGGACCTGCGGCGGTGA
- a CDS encoding DUF6344 domain-containing protein, producing MARNKVMTLWTTIVTAFLALCTALGLITTTAAAAAPQAGTHSKSESASPEAAPATAVPWSWSRAGSLPPTMKQRIRAEAHGSAPSCRHRPLSDATATATETATGLPCDDTAGSPAQHSAPLQR from the coding sequence ATGGCCCGGAACAAGGTCATGACGCTGTGGACCACCATCGTCACCGCCTTCCTCGCGCTCTGCACGGCGCTCGGACTCATCACGACGACCGCCGCCGCGGCCGCGCCGCAGGCCGGAACGCACAGCAAGAGCGAGAGCGCCTCCCCCGAGGCGGCACCCGCGACGGCGGTCCCCTGGTCCTGGTCCCGGGCCGGCTCCCTGCCCCCCACGATGAAGCAGCGCATCCGCGCCGAGGCGCACGGCTCGGCCCCCAGTTGCCGGCACCGTCCGCTCAGCGACGCGACCGCCACGGCCACCGAGACCGCCACCGGCCTCCCCTGCGACGACACCGCGGGGTCACCGGCCCAGCACAGCGCGCCGCTCCAACGCTGA
- a CDS encoding DLW-39 family protein, with the protein MKKLLLVALAAIGGLLVYRQIQADRAEQDLWTEATDSVPTGS; encoded by the coding sequence GTGAAGAAGCTTCTCCTGGTCGCACTGGCCGCCATCGGCGGGCTCCTCGTGTACCGCCAGATCCAGGCGGATCGCGCCGAGCAGGATCTGTGGACGGAGGCGACCGACTCCGTGCCCACGGGTTCCTGA
- a CDS encoding serine/threonine-protein kinase has translation MGEVFAGRYELVDPIGRGGVGAVWRAWDHRRRRYVAAKVLQQRDAHSLLRFVREQALRIDHPHVLAPASWAADDDQVLFTMDLVTGGSLVHLIGDYGPLPPAFVCTLIDQLLAGLAAVHAEDVVHRDIKPANLLLEATGTGRPRLRLSDFGIAMRLGEPRLTETNLVVGTPGYLAPEQMMGAEPDFAADLFAVGLVALYLLEGAKPDAKALVQHFAEHGTPAAPQGIPEPLWQVVATLVQPDPPARFRTATGARKALAAAAELLPEPGPDDELIEIFDQVGPLPAGFAADGPLKRASGLDDAPPGDPSTDPPGAPRTDPPTDPPTDPRRPSAPVTPSSPATRTPSRPTSPPDSSTPSAPPKSSPAMSETGSFHLPPPQPTITSAARDGAPTPVPHPGQYPPEYPPPYAAPPPAPTLAPSFTPPPWRAPDDAPTASYTARNPQAPAQHRATRRRRRPGPPAAVAVPVLLLALACYAVGFWALTRI, from the coding sequence ATGGGTGAGGTCTTCGCCGGACGGTACGAGCTGGTCGACCCGATCGGCCGCGGCGGGGTCGGTGCCGTCTGGCGTGCCTGGGACCACCGCCGCCGACGGTATGTGGCCGCAAAGGTGCTCCAGCAGCGGGACGCGCACTCGCTGCTGCGGTTCGTCCGCGAGCAGGCGCTGCGCATCGATCATCCCCATGTACTCGCGCCCGCGAGCTGGGCCGCCGACGACGACCAGGTCCTGTTCACCATGGATCTGGTCACCGGCGGTTCCCTGGTCCACCTGATCGGGGACTACGGTCCGCTGCCGCCCGCCTTCGTGTGCACGCTGATCGACCAGCTCCTCGCGGGCCTCGCGGCGGTGCACGCCGAGGACGTGGTCCACCGGGACATCAAGCCCGCCAACCTGCTCCTCGAGGCCACCGGCACGGGCCGGCCCCGGCTCCGGCTGTCCGACTTCGGCATCGCGATGCGGCTGGGCGAGCCCCGGCTGACCGAGACCAACCTCGTGGTGGGGACGCCCGGTTATCTCGCGCCGGAGCAGATGATGGGCGCGGAGCCGGACTTCGCCGCGGACCTGTTCGCGGTCGGCCTGGTCGCCCTGTACCTGCTGGAGGGGGCCAAGCCGGACGCCAAGGCGCTGGTCCAGCACTTCGCCGAGCACGGGACACCGGCCGCGCCGCAGGGGATACCCGAGCCGCTGTGGCAGGTCGTCGCGACGCTGGTGCAGCCGGATCCACCGGCCCGGTTCCGTACGGCGACGGGGGCGCGCAAGGCGCTGGCCGCGGCGGCGGAGCTGCTGCCGGAGCCGGGACCCGACGACGAGCTGATCGAGATCTTCGACCAAGTCGGCCCGCTGCCCGCCGGGTTCGCCGCCGACGGTCCGCTGAAGCGGGCGTCCGGACTGGACGACGCACCGCCGGGAGACCCGTCGACGGACCCGCCGGGAGCCCCACGGACCGACCCACCGACCGACCCACCGACCGACCCGCGCCGCCCGTCCGCCCCGGTCACGCCCTCGTCCCCGGCGACGCGGACGCCTTCGAGACCCACGTCGCCGCCGGACTCCTCCACACCGTCGGCACCCCCCAAGTCGTCGCCCGCCATGTCGGAGACCGGCAGCTTCCACCTGCCTCCCCCGCAGCCGACCATCACCTCCGCCGCGAGGGACGGAGCGCCGACGCCCGTCCCGCACCCCGGCCAGTACCCGCCCGAGTACCCGCCGCCGTACGCCGCGCCGCCGCCCGCGCCGACCCTCGCGCCGTCTTTCACGCCGCCCCCGTGGCGGGCGCCCGACGACGCCCCCACCGCCTCGTACACCGCCCGCAATCCACAGGCCCCGGCGCAGCACCGGGCGACGCGACGGCGGCGCCGTCCAGGTCCCCCGGCGGCGGTGGCGGTGCCCGTGCTGCTCCTCGCGCTGGCCTGCTACGCGGTGGGTTTCTGGGCGCTGACCCGGATCTGA
- a CDS encoding helix-turn-helix domain-containing protein, which produces MDAAQQEATARARELQRNWYGEPLGALFRRLIDDLGLNQARLAGVLGLSAPMLSQLMSGQRAKIGNPAVVQRVQLLQDLAGQVADGSVSAAEATERMDEIKKSQGGSVLNNTTQTTSSSGAPTVKRVVREIQSLLRSVAAAGDIIDAADALSSSHPELAEFLRVYGAGRTSDAVAHYQSHQN; this is translated from the coding sequence ATGGACGCCGCACAGCAGGAAGCCACCGCGAGAGCGCGGGAACTGCAGCGGAACTGGTACGGGGAGCCGTTGGGGGCGCTCTTCCGTAGGCTCATCGACGATCTTGGTCTCAACCAGGCTCGTCTCGCGGGGGTACTGGGACTGTCCGCACCGATGCTCTCGCAGCTGATGAGCGGCCAGCGGGCGAAGATCGGCAATCCCGCGGTGGTGCAGCGGGTGCAGCTGCTGCAGGACCTGGCGGGGCAGGTCGCGGACGGCAGTGTGAGCGCGGCCGAGGCGACGGAGCGCATGGACGAGATCAAGAAGTCGCAGGGGGGTTCGGTGCTCAACAACACCACGCAGACGACGAGCAGTTCGGGTGCGCCCACGGTCAAGCGGGTGGTCCGCGAGATCCAGTCTCTGCTGCGCTCGGTGGCGGCCGCCGGGGACATCATCGACGCGGCGGACGCCCTGTCCTCCTCGCACCCGGAGCTGGCGGAGTTCCTGCGGGTGTACGGAGCGGGCCGCACCTCGGACGCGGTCGCGCACTACCAGTCCCACCAGAACTGA
- a CDS encoding sensor histidine kinase, with product MDREGGPSVRLKLTLSYTGFLMLAGALMLAAGWLFLTRVSHVGLVFQPEYQLSVARDFAPMAAVTMAFLLVFGLAGGWFLAGRILAPLNRITEATRTAAGGSLSHRVRLPGRQDEFRELADAFDTMLGRLEAHVAEQRRFAANASHELRTPLAISKSLLDVARADPDRDTGELVDRLHAVNTRAIDLTEALLLLSRAEQRSFARERVDLSLLAEEATETLLPLAEGRGVTLETRGDLTPTTGSPSLLLQLTMNLVHNAIVHNLPERGTVHVTTAVRRRTVVLTVENTGDRVTPELASTLTEPFQRGTERVHTDHAGVGLGLAIVSTIAQAHDGTLTLTPRPTGGLGVTVELPAAP from the coding sequence GTGGATAGGGAGGGCGGGCCGAGCGTCCGGCTCAAGCTCACCCTCAGCTACACCGGCTTCCTGATGCTGGCCGGCGCCCTGATGCTCGCGGCCGGGTGGCTGTTCCTGACGCGGGTGTCGCACGTCGGGCTCGTCTTCCAGCCGGAGTACCAGCTCTCGGTCGCGCGGGACTTCGCTCCGATGGCGGCGGTCACGATGGCGTTCCTGCTGGTGTTCGGTCTCGCGGGAGGGTGGTTCCTGGCCGGCCGCATCCTCGCCCCGCTGAACCGCATCACGGAGGCCACCCGCACGGCGGCGGGCGGATCGCTCTCCCACCGCGTCCGGCTGCCGGGCCGTCAGGACGAGTTCCGCGAACTCGCCGACGCCTTCGACACCATGCTCGGCCGGCTCGAAGCGCACGTCGCCGAGCAGCGGAGATTCGCGGCCAACGCCTCGCACGAGCTGCGCACCCCGCTCGCGATCTCGAAGTCGCTGCTCGACGTGGCCCGCGCCGACCCGGACCGCGACACCGGTGAACTCGTGGACCGCCTGCACGCCGTCAACACCCGGGCGATCGACCTGACCGAGGCGCTGCTTCTGCTCAGCCGAGCCGAGCAGCGTTCCTTCGCGCGCGAGCGCGTCGACCTGTCGCTCCTGGCGGAAGAGGCGACCGAAACGCTCCTCCCCCTCGCGGAAGGGCGAGGCGTCACCCTCGAGACCCGCGGCGACCTCACGCCGACGACCGGCTCACCGTCGCTCCTGCTGCAGCTGACCATGAACCTGGTGCACAACGCGATCGTCCACAACCTGCCGGAACGGGGCACCGTCCACGTCACCACCGCCGTCCGCCGCAGGACGGTGGTGCTCACGGTCGAGAACACCGGCGACCGGGTCACCCCCGAGCTGGCCTCGACGCTCACCGAGCCGTTCCAGCGCGGCACCGAACGCGTCCACACCGATCACGCGGGCGTCGGCCTCGGCCTGGCCATCGTCAGCACCATCGCCCAGGCCCACGACGGCACCCTCACCCTGACCCCCCGTCCCACGGGCGGCCTCGGCGTCACGGTGGAACTGCCGGCGGCGCCCTGA
- a CDS encoding response regulator transcription factor, which yields MRVLIVEDEPYMAEAIRDALRLAAIAADIAGDGDTALRLLGVNTYDIAVLDRDIPGPSGDEVARRIVDSGSGMPILMLTAAARLDDKASGFELGADDYLTKPFELRELVLRLRALDRRRAHSRPPVREIAGLRLDPFRREVYRDGRFVALTRKQFAVLDVLVAAEGGVISAEELLERAWDEHADPFTNAVRITVSALRKRLGQPWIIATVPGVGYRIDVRPDAADEGAGRG from the coding sequence ATGCGAGTGCTGATCGTCGAGGACGAGCCGTACATGGCGGAGGCCATCCGCGACGCACTGCGGCTGGCGGCGATCGCCGCCGACATCGCGGGGGACGGCGACACCGCTCTGAGGCTGCTCGGTGTGAACACGTACGACATCGCCGTCCTCGACCGGGACATCCCCGGCCCTTCCGGCGACGAGGTCGCCCGGCGCATCGTCGACTCCGGCAGCGGCATGCCGATCCTCATGCTCACCGCGGCCGCCCGGCTCGACGACAAGGCCTCCGGGTTCGAGCTGGGGGCCGACGACTACCTCACCAAGCCCTTCGAGCTGCGGGAGCTGGTGCTCCGGCTCCGGGCCCTCGACCGCAGGCGCGCGCACAGCCGGCCCCCGGTGCGGGAGATCGCGGGGCTGCGGCTCGACCCGTTCCGCAGGGAGGTGTACCGGGACGGCCGTTTCGTCGCGCTCACCAGGAAGCAGTTCGCGGTGCTCGACGTACTCGTCGCCGCCGAGGGCGGGGTGATCAGCGCCGAGGAGCTGCTGGAACGCGCGTGGGACGAGCACGCCGACCCGTTCACCAACGCCGTACGGATCACCGTGTCGGCGCTGCGCAAGCGGCTCGGGCAGCCCTGGATCATCGCCACCGTGCCGGGCGTCGGCTACCGCATCGACGTACGGCCGGACGCGGCGGACGAGGGAGCGGGCCGTGGATAG
- a CDS encoding M15 family metallopeptidase → MTRDASAHKKPHRRTDVLKIGLPVAALIIAALGCQALASPSPPMSPAASSGEARPTEPPGVIDEEDGVVPDGTTVFDTDVPAVTRLEPALLAALRRAATDAEDDGVQAFRVNSGRRSEDYQKRLLDEAVDQYGSEEEAAKWVATPETSAHVSGDAVDIEGSDATAWLSRNGSAYGLCQTYANEPWHYELRPEAAAHGCPAMYDNPAQDPRTQR, encoded by the coding sequence ATGACTCGCGACGCATCCGCACACAAGAAGCCCCACCGGCGTACCGACGTCCTCAAGATCGGCCTGCCGGTGGCCGCCCTGATCATCGCCGCCCTCGGCTGCCAGGCGCTGGCGTCCCCGTCGCCGCCCATGTCCCCGGCCGCGTCATCGGGTGAGGCACGCCCCACGGAGCCCCCCGGCGTGATCGACGAGGAGGACGGTGTCGTCCCCGACGGCACGACCGTCTTCGACACGGACGTCCCGGCCGTGACCCGGCTCGAGCCCGCGCTCCTCGCGGCCCTGCGACGGGCGGCGACGGACGCCGAGGACGACGGCGTCCAGGCGTTCCGCGTCAACAGCGGCCGGCGCTCCGAGGACTACCAGAAACGGCTCCTCGACGAGGCCGTCGACCAGTACGGCTCCGAGGAGGAGGCCGCGAAGTGGGTGGCCACTCCGGAGACCTCCGCCCACGTGTCGGGAGACGCCGTCGACATCGAGGGCTCCGACGCGACCGCCTGGCTCTCCCGCAACGGCAGCGCGTACGGACTCTGCCAGACCTACGCCAACGAGCCCTGGCACTACGAGCTGCGCCCCGAGGCCGCCGCGCACGGCTGCCCGGCCATGTACGACAACCCCGCGCAGGACCCGCGGACGCAGCGATGA
- a CDS encoding endonuclease/exonuclease/phosphatase family protein codes for MTQVDTAATGQGGPGRPDTGSGRRAPLRRVVRALSRPGPWRRGRVLAALAVLLGLLMPLHALVTDRAGLGSLVETFLPWLGLGVPVLLVAALLRRSATATVALLVPCVAWTSLFGDMVADKSRPGDSDLTVVSHNVGAANPDPAGTARDLAASGADLLALEELTERDRATYEKELADAYPHHTVQGTVGLWSRLPLSGTAPVDTRIDYGPLAETKPDDVKLASTRALRTTVTTDQGPLAVYVAHLGSVRLLPRTGFWTGSRDRNAQALAEAVAAEENERMVLLGDLNGTVDDGALDGITSRMDSAQEQAGDGFGFSYPAGFPVVRIDQILVRGVGTDRAWTLPATGSDHLPVAAGFSW; via the coding sequence ATGACGCAGGTGGACACGGCGGCGACCGGACAGGGCGGACCCGGCCGCCCGGACACCGGCTCCGGAAGGCGCGCGCCCCTGCGACGGGTGGTCCGCGCCCTCTCCCGGCCGGGGCCCTGGCGACGCGGCCGGGTCCTCGCCGCCCTGGCGGTGCTGCTCGGCCTGCTCATGCCGCTGCACGCCCTGGTCACGGACCGGGCCGGGCTCGGCAGCCTCGTGGAGACCTTCCTGCCGTGGCTCGGCCTGGGCGTACCGGTTCTCCTGGTCGCGGCGCTGCTGCGGCGCTCCGCGACCGCGACCGTCGCGTTGCTGGTTCCGTGCGTGGCGTGGACGAGCCTCTTCGGCGACATGGTCGCCGACAAGTCCCGCCCGGGCGACAGCGACCTCACCGTGGTCAGCCACAACGTCGGCGCCGCCAACCCCGACCCGGCCGGCACCGCCCGTGACCTGGCCGCCTCCGGCGCGGACCTGCTGGCCCTCGAAGAGCTGACCGAGCGGGACCGGGCCACCTACGAGAAGGAACTCGCGGACGCCTACCCCCACCACACGGTGCAGGGCACGGTCGGACTGTGGAGCAGGCTGCCGCTGTCCGGCACCGCGCCGGTCGACACCAGGATCGACTACGGGCCGCTGGCGGAGACCAAGCCGGACGACGTCAAGCTCGCCTCCACCCGGGCCCTGCGCACCACGGTGACCACGGACCAGGGGCCGCTCGCGGTCTACGTCGCCCACCTGGGGTCCGTGCGCCTCCTGCCCCGCACCGGCTTCTGGACGGGCAGCCGCGACCGCAACGCGCAGGCGCTCGCCGAGGCCGTCGCCGCCGAGGAGAACGAGCGGATGGTGCTGCTCGGCGACCTGAACGGCACCGTGGACGACGGCGCCCTCGACGGCATCACCTCGCGGATGGACTCGGCCCAGGAGCAGGCCGGGGACGGTTTCGGCTTCAGCTATCCGGCCGGCTTCCCGGTGGTACGCATCGACCAGATCCTGGTCAGGGGCGTAGGGACGGACCGCGCCTGGACACTGCCGGCCACGGGCAGCGACCACCTGCCGGTGGCCGCGGGGTTCAGCTGGTGA
- a CDS encoding isoprenyl transferase — MRAKVRAALDALYMKRLVKELEGRPRPQHIGIMLDGNRRWAKMSGIDDPREGYRAGGAKVLDFLRWCDSAQIEHVTLFMLSDDNLHRPEDQLNPLIDIIAEVVERLAAPGNPWRVEAVGALDLLPAESAGRLKTATAATQGRKGGTKVDVAVGYGGRREIVDAVRSALTEHSSQGGDIDEFIETFTMEHISKHLYSKTRSESDLIIRTSGEQRLSGFLLWQSAYAEVHFCETYWPDFREIDFLRALRSYSLRERRYGR; from the coding sequence ATGCGGGCGAAGGTACGGGCCGCTCTCGACGCGCTGTATATGAAGCGCCTGGTCAAGGAGTTGGAGGGACGCCCACGCCCCCAGCACATCGGCATCATGCTCGACGGCAACCGCCGCTGGGCCAAGATGTCGGGCATAGACGACCCGCGAGAGGGCTACCGGGCCGGCGGAGCGAAGGTGCTGGACTTCCTGCGCTGGTGCGACTCCGCGCAGATCGAACACGTCACCCTCTTCATGCTCTCCGACGACAACCTGCACCGGCCCGAGGACCAGCTGAACCCGCTGATCGACATCATCGCCGAAGTCGTCGAGCGGCTCGCCGCCCCCGGCAACCCCTGGCGCGTGGAAGCGGTCGGCGCCCTGGACCTGCTGCCCGCCGAGTCCGCCGGCCGCCTCAAGACCGCCACCGCCGCCACCCAGGGCCGCAAGGGCGGCACCAAGGTCGACGTCGCCGTGGGCTACGGAGGCCGTCGCGAGATCGTCGACGCCGTGCGCTCGGCCCTCACCGAGCACAGCTCGCAGGGCGGGGACATCGACGAGTTCATCGAGACCTTCACCATGGAGCACATCTCCAAGCACCTGTACTCCAAGACGCGGTCCGAGTCCGACCTCATCATCCGCACCTCCGGGGAGCAGCGCCTCTCCGGATTCCTGCTCTGGCAGTCCGCCTACGCCGAGGTCCACTTCTGCGAGACCTACTGGCCGGACTTCCGCGAGATCGACTTCCTGCGCGCCCTGCGCTCCTACTCACTGCGCGAACGCCGCTACGGCCGCTGA
- a CDS encoding DUF5324 family protein → MTRIDSVRAATGSAKDSVLHAAEVVAPYADTAKDRAAHYAQEARVRLAPKVSQAADQARHQYGAHVAPRLEQALTHVPPKVDAAAQEAAIRTRLAARQAADYSRPKIEQAVAAAGPVRDEATARGAAALAALRGQVTAKEIEKLTRKHQRRARAGRIARVLAVAGLVAGGAFAAWKWWDKQANPDWLVEPPEATEVPESGRLTSVDGTGEAILDPEVQAKQAQEEAAEGDEPR, encoded by the coding sequence GTGACCCGCATCGACAGCGTGCGCGCCGCGACCGGTTCGGCGAAGGACAGCGTGCTGCACGCCGCGGAAGTGGTGGCGCCCTACGCCGACACGGCCAAGGACAGGGCCGCTCACTACGCACAGGAGGCGCGCGTACGGCTGGCGCCCAAGGTGTCGCAGGCCGCAGACCAGGCCCGCCACCAGTACGGGGCGCATGTCGCGCCGCGGCTGGAGCAGGCCCTTACGCATGTGCCGCCGAAGGTGGACGCCGCCGCGCAGGAGGCGGCCATCCGCACCCGTCTGGCCGCTCGGCAGGCGGCCGACTATTCACGGCCGAAGATCGAGCAGGCGGTGGCCGCGGCCGGTCCCGTGCGGGACGAGGCGACCGCGCGGGGTGCCGCCGCGTTGGCCGCGCTCCGGGGTCAGGTCACGGCGAAGGAGATCGAGAAGCTGACCCGCAAGCACCAGCGGCGTGCGAGGGCCGGCCGGATCGCCAGGGTCCTGGCGGTGGCGGGTCTCGTCGCGGGCGGCGCCTTCGCGGCCTGGAAGTGGTGGGACAAGCAGGCAAACCCGGACTGGCTGGTGGAGCCGCCGGAGGCGACGGAGGTGCCCGAGTCCGGGCGGCTGACGTCGGTGGACGGCACCGGTGAGGCGATTCTCGACCCCGAGGTGCAGGCCAAGCAGGCGCAGGAGGAGGCGGCGGAGGGCGACGAGCCCCGCTGA
- a CDS encoding peptidylprolyl isomerase, with product MAEQLYATLKTSQGDIEIRLLPNHAPRTVKNFVELARGEREWTHPATGAKTTDRLYDGTVFHRVLSGFMIQGGDPLGNGTGDPGYQFADEFHPDLAFDKPYLLAMANAGPGTNGSQFFVTVSPTTWLNRKHTIFGEVTDPASQKVVDTIAAVQTNPRTHRPVNDVVIETVVVETRQG from the coding sequence GTGGCCGAGCAGCTCTACGCCACTCTCAAGACCAGCCAAGGCGACATCGAGATCCGGCTGCTCCCGAACCACGCACCCAGGACGGTCAAGAACTTCGTCGAACTCGCCCGAGGCGAGCGGGAGTGGACCCACCCCGCCACCGGCGCGAAGACCACGGACAGGCTCTACGACGGCACCGTCTTCCACCGGGTCCTCAGCGGCTTCATGATCCAGGGCGGCGACCCGCTCGGCAACGGCACCGGCGACCCCGGCTACCAGTTCGCCGACGAGTTCCACCCCGACCTCGCCTTCGACAAGCCCTACCTGCTCGCCATGGCCAACGCCGGTCCCGGCACCAACGGCTCCCAGTTCTTCGTCACCGTCTCCCCGACGACCTGGCTGAACCGCAAGCACACCATCTTCGGCGAGGTCACCGACCCGGCCAGTCAGAAGGTCGTGGACACCATCGCCGCGGTGCAGACCAACCCGCGCACGCACCGCCCGGTCAACGACGTCGTCATCGAGACCGTCGTCGTGGAAACCCGCCAGGGCTGA